ACCATGCGAGCGAACGAAATAACCCAAGAGCAATGCTACATGTCATCGTTCCACAGGCCCTACTGTCCTCAGTAATAcgatttttcccaaaaacgatGAGAAGATGATGAAGTTGATTACCCACACTGCCGAATCATTTTCCACACCATCTCTGTTCAGCTCTGGGGCTACTCGCAAGAAAGATTTGCCAGTCTTGCTGATGAGGTTGGAATCGTTTTCACGATATTCATCAACCGCATAAGAGCTGCTAGCTTCATTTTTGACCCCGTGCCATTAGACGAAAATGCAATTTCAGATACAAATGCCCTTCCACAACGTGCTTTGCTTCCTTGCGTcctatttttccatttccgtttTCTCGAATCGCTCGACATTGggagtgttatttttttctcatctccccaaaaacccaaaacttcGGTAATGAAACGGTCGGAGCTTTGCGTCATAAGTCGTGCGaggatttaatttctttacccGGCGGTTTGCGGTGTGGCATGTATTGCTTGACAGTACCGACCGCAGAGTGTCGAACTAAGCAGCAACCATTTCATTTCAGCCATGATCCAGCAGTGTCGCCATCACCCTTGGCCCTGGCCGTAGTTGCTGGCAAACCGAACCCATTTGGGGCGGGAGTCGGTTAATCCGGTGGGAAATTTCTTTGCAATTTGTTTAACGCACCACCGCACCGAGAATGGTTTGGGCTTCTTGGTGGATTTCCCATGTAGGAATGGCGCATGTACGGGAAGCTGCTCTTCTTCCACGTTTGCTTGCTTAGAGTTGCCtcgttttcctcttttccttGCGTGGCTTCTCCAACAGCCATAATTAAAATGAGTCGCATATCGTAtatggaacgcttcatttgcACGATCTCATCTCATCATTTCGGGGAAAGGGTTTGGCGTGGCATGGCAAGGTTATGGAGCACCGTGTAACACCGCCAGCAAGGAGTTGGTGCCCATTCATCAAACTGCTCTACACCGTGCATGCAGTTAGAAGGGTTGGCTTAAGAGCTGTTGTGATTTTCGTACCTTTAAAGGAGGCTTTTGTCACGTTGCTCAAATCACCCTTCGCCGGTTCTGTGGCCGTGTGGAAGACCGCATATTTTGTCTTCTGTACGCCCAGAACCAGGGAAAGGAGTCGCCCGGTGTTATAATTCTCACTCGCATCATTTATATTAATGATGAAACCAtccatttaaattattaaccaCACGCAAACAACCATTTGGTTTGCATATATACAACCATACTTAGGCTCGGGATGGTTTTGCTCCGAATGGAAGAATACGCCAACACTATCGATTGGCAGAGCGAAAAGATTCACAATTCAAAGGTTTTGACACTGACTGAAAGTTGAGGAATTTTAAGAAACCGAGGTACCGATTGTAAAGGTCGTCTGACAGTACCAATGGGAGATTATCGAACGTGTCACCGGAATATGAATATGCCAACTATTGCTAACAGGAGGATGGAGGATGGTGCTTTAAGGTTTAAGTGGAACAAAAATCGATGAACGGTAAGAGCGATTTTATTAAAGCTTTAATATGTACCAATTCTCTTGAAAGTTTCgatgaaaaacattaaattagtTTCGAATTTGAACTCTTTAAGTTTTTGCTTCTACGATTACAAAATAAAGAGATTTTTAACAAAGAAACCTCTAACAGAACACGTCACAAAAGaaacttttaaataattgtattttttttcttaaaaatattcaaaacaatgcAGAATATTTACTAAACATTACTAAAACATCCTATTATGCTTaacacattttctcaaattactaaaagaaatataaaaataattataaaaatatgttaaagaAACTACACACAACATGAATGGGCGTGTGCTATAAAGCACATAGAAAAGATCCAGTAGCTACATTCGCAATTGCTCCTTGCTTTCTTCTATGTATTTTTGTGCCAAAGGGaacggtgaaagaaaaaaacaccttttcaCCAAAACCAGTGCAAagtaaaaacattacaaaaaaaaatcgtcacaTTTTTAAGACTGCCCATCGCGTGGATCGATCGTATCCGCTAGGAGTTTCCGCTTAGCTTTACTTTAGCTAAGAAGCTTCCGTAGCTGGTGtagcacaaaaacacataaaatatgcaacaGGGCGGAGATTGCTCCGCGCTTCAGTACATAAGACTTTTCGTCACATATAGCAACACTGTGGGGATGGGATCGCCCGTTTTCCACCCGAGCTGAAGGTGGATGGACATCACAATGCTCCCCTTAACCGAGCACAGGATGTTAGTGCACATGCGCAAGAATCGGCCAGTAAAAAGCTTTCACCTACTTTCGAGCCCCAAACCGTGTATGGGGCGCGGCAATTACAGTGGTTTAGTATTGTTgatgagaaaaaagaaacaccattGAAAGAAGCGAAAAGAATCTAGTTAAACATAGGTAGTTAAACTTTTCCTGTAAAACCACATTCATGGTTGTGAGAgtttaaagtaaacaaatgtaATGTTTGCCGTAGTGTATTCTCATGCAATATATTTCCATCTTCTATTCTAGTGATAACCATAGCTGGCACCTTCCTCCAGGATCACAATGATCGAGTCAAGCGTTTCCTCTGCCGTTGGGATGATCTGCTCCGGTGGCAGAATAAATCCGTACTGTCCAAGATCGCGGAGTTCGTACGCGTATACCAAAGGAGTGCGACGAACGCCCTTCACCCAATCGATACTACCTCCGGAAGCGACATCTGCAATGTTTTTAATGGGTAATTTATAAGAAAATTCCTTGAGTGATAAGAGTCACCAAAGACTTTGCACTCACAGATCGCTTCAGCAATGTTGCCAATTCTGTAAGTTGTGCCGTAACGCTCCCGAAGTTTGTTGATCGCCTTCGTACCGATCGCAATCTGCGGATGGCAATAAATTTCAGGTATCACGCTAGCTTTGTGGAGAGAGCTCCCTTATCGGAGGTCAGATAGATTAGGAGTGAGCAATATATGTACCGTTTCATCGTAATTGTCCAGCCGGGCGGTAGTGTGACCGTATGGCACCAGTAGCAGCTGAGTGTAGGAATGGAATGCAAGGTAGGTGCTTAAGTTGTCCAGTGTCGAGATGAAATCAGACAACTGACGAGTTTCCACCTCCGAGAAGGCAACCGAACCAGCAAACGTATCCGAACAGGGCACACTGGATGCACCACCCTCTGTTAGGGTCAAACATTCTAAGTTACCAACTTCATTGAAGCAAAATCCAGAAGCTGTTACTTACGCATAAAGTTGTATCCCCAGTTCCTGTTAGGATCCGCACCACGGCACAGTACGCTCACCTCTGAACGAGTTTTACGCCACTGACGATCGGTCGTATGTGTATACTCGTAACCATCGGGATTCGTCACCGGGAAAAAGTACCAGTCGTAGTTTTCCGCAATGTAACGCACTTGGGGATCGCTGGAGGTGAGCAACTCGTTCAATATCCAAGTCACCGTAGCTCCACTGACCCACTCACGGGCGTGAATTAATCCCTCCATAAAGACGGCCTTATTACCCGCCTTGTAGGACACCTTCACACCTTTGATCGGTCGTCCCTCGTAGGTATTACCAACATTAAGCGGCGTTACGACACCCGGGTTGCTTGCTACCAAGCCATCCAACCAAGCATAGATCGCATCCGTATTATAGTACGCCGTCCATCCGAACGTGTCTTTGCGCAGTGATGGACGCGATTCCAGATCGATCTGCTGCTGTAGATTGGCAATTTGAAGCTCAGCTCGCAGTGCGAACCGTGCACGAATGTCGGAGAAATGTCCACGTTGGTGTGGAGGCACTACAAGTGACACTTCGGTTCCGACCTTAACCGGATCGCTCCAGAATCGGTACCCATCGGGATACTGTTCGATGGCTTGCAGCAGTTCTAATTGGCGCTCGGTCTGGATGCGCACCCGATACACACGGTAATTATCGTACCGGGCCTTTTCTGCCACTGTGGCACCAAACAGCGCGAACGCAACACACACCAAAAGGAACTTCATAGCTACGGAAGATGCCGTCCAGCGGACACTAAGCGCTGTTTCAGATGTGAAGGAAGCTTTATAGTATTTGCAGTGAGGATTATCTGCGATGGGTACACGGTGGTAAAACCAACGTAGTAGCCAGTTCTTATCGTTTGACGTAGGAGAAATTGGGCGTTTTGAAGATAAGACTTAGTAAGAAGATAACTAAGAAGATAAGACTAAGAAGATAAGGATTAGTATTTTTACTTCCTTCGTATGATTCTCGTATCTGTATCTATTTGAATCGGTTCCAAAGAAAAGTAACCTAAAAGGGTGGTATCTGCTAGTAAATAAAAGTTCCATAACATAATACGATCTAATCACTTTTATAATCTACTACAGCAGCATGGCAGTACAcggttgatttcttttttcgaaaactgcaaaaggtttaatttaattctgtATTTGATTTCTGTACTTTCAACAGTTTTAGCattataacatatttttttattctatgtCAGGATCATGGCACATCTTCCAATTCACTGGTGTTGCGTATCCACACAATTATGCATAATTGTTGctataaattatcaaaatgtACACAATTATCCTTGCTGGAATCACGTTTTTTTCTCGCACTCGTTTAGATCCGGTTTCAGAATATCTTTTTTGTGTATAATCTTCTATTACAGCGTGCTTGGCACCTATACGCCCCTGTTGAGGACAATCAGTCACCCAAAACCCTCAGCAAATCAAACCACCAGGCAGTGCTCCGCTATAGTTGGGTATGTGTTGTAAACGAGAACCCTTACGGAGAGCTTCCAGAAGCCTTTGCCTCAATTAACCCCTCAGCGTTTTGGGCTGGGACAGGTTTGTCGCTCATtgatgtgtatgtttttttattcgcccTGCTACTCGAATACAAGAGCGTTTCCCTGTTCAGACCACCCGGAGTGGGTTCTTTCCTCGCATATGTTGACTTCTGTAAGCGATCCACATGCCAGTGCCCTTTTTTCGTGAATTGTACGAGGGGTTCATTAATCATAGAAAtcgtaaaaaatgcaaactgcTATCCCTTGGTAGGAATGAGACAGAtagtttggaaaatgtttgagAGGCGTTGATAGAACCGAAAGTTCAGCAAAGATATAAAACTTTATTCAAACAACCAAATAGCAGTTTAATGGTAACCCAAGGCTTTGCCTTCCTCCAAGATCACGATGATCGAGTCGAGAGTTTCTTCTGCCGTCGGGATGATCTGTTCTGGAGGTAGCAAGAATCCGTACTCGCCAGTATCACGCAACTCATAGGCAAAGGTGAGTGGCGTTTGAAGAGTTCCTTTTACCCAGTCCAAGCTACTACCAGAAGCAACGTCTAGAAAACATTCGATTAAGATGTCAGCTCCATAAAGGTACGGTAAGGTCCACGATGCAGACTACTCACAGATAATCTCGGCTATGTTTCCAACCTGATAGAAGCTACCGTGTCGCTCCTGCAACTTTACGGCTGCCTTTGTTCCAATTTCCATCTGTGTGATAACGTGCAATGACAAATCAATAATTGCGCTTCATTACTGCCGATAAGACACTTACTAGCTCGTAGTAGTTATCTAGCGGTTCTCTTGTGTGTCCATATGGTACCATCAGCAGCTGACCGGATGAATGGAAATCGAGATAGGTAGATAGGTTTGGAATCGTGCGAATGTACTCCGATAGAGTGCGGGTTTCAATCTCCGAAAATGGCGCCGGTCCAGAAAAGGTGTCCGAGCACGGAGTCGTTGATGTTCCACCCTCTGAAATATATCTCCGAAATTAAGTATGATCTTCATGAGGAATGGCATGCGTTTGAAACTCAAAGTTACGGTTAAACATGTAGTCCCAGTTGCGGTTAGGATCCACACCGTAGCATAGCACATTCTGACGTGAACGAGTTTTTCTCCACAGGCGCGTAGTGGTGTGCGTATAGACATACCCATCCGGATTGGCCACCGGTACCACGTACCAGTCGTAATTTTCGGCTATGTTACGAACGGCTGCATCTTGTGAGGTGAGCAGCTCGTTCAGCATCCATGTTACCGTAGCTGCACTAATCCATTCGCGTGCGTGTATAGAACCCTCGGTAAAGACCGCTGGATTTCCTTGCTTGTACGACACCTTTACGCCACGAATCTGCCGACCTTCGTAAGTCTCACCAGCGACGATTGGGCTGACCACGTCCGGATATTGCTGAATCAGTGTGTCTAACCATGCGTAAATGTCCTCCAGCGGATGATACGCAGTCCAACCGAACGTTTCCCGGCGACCACGCAGCTGTCTATCGATAACTGCTTGAAGGTTCGAGAAGGCTAATTCACTCTTCAAGGAATATTTATTGTTGAGTTCTTCGAATTCTGCAGTCTTATGCGGAGGGACCACCAACTTAACGGTGGTGTTCAGATGAATCGGATCACTCAGGAAGGCATAACCATCCGGGAACTGTTCGATGAGTTGCAGTAGCTCCAGCTGCTCTACACGCTCGATCGAGAGCTTATACACGCGATAGTTGTCGTAGCGTGTCAATTTGGCCTGAACCAAACCTGACGGCAGAACTGCCAAAAGGCAGACCAAAAACCCCACTACACTGAATGATGCCATGAAGACGACTGACGGGTGGTTTCATCAGCGCCTATTGGATTGTAAGGCAGGTCGGAGATTGCTGACTTGAAGTCGCTTATCATAAGATACATTCGAAAATAAGCACCTCCATTGTGTAACCGAACATTCTGATAGCCTAACAATCGAGCTAAACTATCGACAAGTCAACTTGAAAACGATAAGATGCCCACTTATTGTGAGTGGCGTGTGAATTTCAAGTCACACAGTTTGTTCAGGGTTCCAGGTCGGATCAGCGACATAATTATGGCAGGCACAGCGGTCTCATGTTTTATAGGAAACATCTTCATTCTTAAACATCATGCTCCTTTAAAACTGTACCCATTTCAGAAACTGCTAAGCTGATAAGCTACAACacaattacaaacaaacatcgTTACCGCTGAAGTGCTTGACTTCTTAAACCTTGTCCCATGTCGTCCGTGTGTTGGCGGATTTTTTCTTGCCTCACAAGCGAACCACTTTATCTTATCGGTGAATCCATTTGGAAAATGGATCTGTAAATTTTCGTCCTCATCCTTGCTGCACACGCCGGAGAAAATATCCGTGTCTTACAAGATCCTGCTTGCTTTTTTGCGAAAGGTAAATGAAATCGAGGATTGTAGTACATGTTTCACATGTATAGCTTaatgctttctttctttt
The DNA window shown above is from Anopheles funestus chromosome 3RL, idAnoFuneDA-416_04, whole genome shotgun sequence and carries:
- the LOC125769581 gene encoding uncharacterized protein LOC125769581 — encoded protein: MASFSVVGFLVCLLAVLPSGLVQAKLTRYDNYRVYKLSIERVEQLELLQLIEQFPDGYAFLSDPIHLNTTVKLVVPPHKTAEFEELNNKYSLKSELAFSNLQAVIDRQLRGRRETFGWTAYHPLEDIYAWLDTLIQQYPDVVSPIVAGETYEGRQIRGVKVSYKQGNPAVFTEGSIHAREWISAATVTWMLNELLTSQDAAVRNIAENYDWYVVPVANPDGYVYTHTTTRLWRKTRSRQNVLCYGVDPNRNWDYMFNQGGTSTTPCSDTFSGPAPFSEIETRTLSEYIRTIPNLSTYLDFHSSGQLLMVPYGHTREPLDNYYELMEIGTKAAVKLQERHGSFYQVGNIAEIIYVASGSSLDWVKGTLQTPLTFAYELRDTGEYGFLLPPEQIIPTAEETLDSIIVILEEGKALGYHFLSSKRPISPTSNDKNWLLRWFYHRVPIADNPHCKYYKASFTSETALSVRWTASSVAMKFLLVCVAFALFGATVAEKARYDNYRVYRVRIQTERQLELLQAIEQYPDGYRFWSDPVKVGTEVSLVVPPHQRGHFSDIRARFALRAELQIANLQQQIDLESRPSLRKDTFGWTAYYNTDAIYAWLDGLVASNPGVVTPLNVGNTYEGRPIKGVKVSYKAGNKAVFMEGLIHAREWVSGATVTWILNELLTSSDPQVRYIAENYDWYFFPVTNPDGYEYTHTTDRQWRKTRSEVSVLCRGADPNRNWGYNFMQGGASSVPCSDTFAGSVAFSEVETRQLSDFISTLDNLSTYLAFHSYTQLLLVPYGHTTARLDNYDETIAIGTKAINKLRERYGTTYRIGNIAEAIYVASGGSIDWVKGVRRTPLVYAYELRDLGQYGFILPPEQIIPTAEETLDSIIVILEEGASYGYH